The Megalops cyprinoides isolate fMegCyp1 chromosome 12, fMegCyp1.pri, whole genome shotgun sequence genome contains a region encoding:
- the LOC118787318 gene encoding serine incorporator 1-like, translating to MGAVLGLCSAASWIPCLCGSAPCLLCRCCPSGNNSTVTRLVYALFMLLGVAISCLMIMPGMEGQLKKIPGFCDGGMGTSIPGVQGHVNCDVLVGYKAVYRVCFGMAMFFLLFSLLMIKVKSSQDPRAAVHNGFWFFKFAAATALSIGAFFIPEGPFTTVWFYVGMAGAACFILIQLVLLIDFAHSWNEAWVDRMEEGNSRCWYAALLSATTLNYALSLTSLVLLYTYYTNAEGCAENKAFISINMLLCVGASVMSVLPKIQEAQPGSGLLQSSIVTLYTMYLTWSAMTNEPDRKCNPSLLGIIGYNGTSPAGQDHVVQWWDAQGIVGLILFLMCVLYSSIRNSSNSQVSKLSLSGDESALIEDGAGPPGRFEEAEEAHRAVDNEQDGVAYSYSFFHFMLFLASLYIMMTLTNWYSPDSNYETMTSKWPSVWVKMATSWTCVALYAWTLVAPLVLTDRDFD from the exons ATGGGTGCTGTGCTGGGACTGTGCTCAGCAGCGAGTTGG ATCCCCTGCCTGTGCGGCAGCGCCCCCTGCCTGCTGTGCAGATGCTGCCCGAGCGGGAACAACTCCACGGTGACCAGGCTGGTCTACGCCCTCTTCATGCTGCTGGGCGTGGCCATCTCCTGCCTCATGATCATGCCTGGAATGGAGGGACAGCTGAAGAAG ATTCCGGGCTTCTGTGACGGAGGGATGGGGACGTCTATCCCGGGAGTACAGGGCCACGTTAACTGCGATGTCCTGGTCGGGTACAAAGCCGTGTACCGCGTATGTTTTGGCATGGCCatgttcttcctcctcttctccctcctcatGATCAAAGTCAAGAGCAGCCAGGACCCCCGAGCCGCTGTGCACAATGG GTTTTGGTTCTTCAAGTTTGCGGCTGCAACTGCTCTCTCCATCGGTGCTTTCTTCATTCCAGAGGGACCCTTCACAACAG tgTGGTTTTACGTGGGCATGGCAGGTGCGGCCTGCTTCATCCTCATCCAGCTGGTGCTGTTGATCGACTTCGCCCACTCCTGGAACGAGGCCTGGGTGGACAGGATGGAGGAGGGCAACTCCCGCTGCTGGTACGCAG ctctcctctctgcaaCGACCCTCAACTACGCGCTTTCGCTGACATCCCTGGTCCTGCTCTACACCTACTACACCAACGCCGAGGGCTGTGCAGAGAACAAGGCCTTCATCAGCATCaacatgctgctctgtgtgggaGCGTCCGTCATGTCTGTACTCCCCAAGATACAG GAGGCGCAGCCAGGCTCTGGGCTGCTGCAGTCCTCCATCGTGACCCTGTACACCATGTACTTGACCTGGTCGGCCATGACCAACGAACCCG ACAGGAAGTGTAATCCGAGCCTGCTCGGCATCATCGGCTACAACGGCACCAGCCCGGCCGGCCAGGACCATGTAGTACAGTGGTGGGACgcgcaaggcattgtgggattgaTCCTGTTCCTGATGTGTGTCCTTTACTCCAG CATCCGGAACTCGTCCAACAGCCAGGTGAGCAAGCTGAGCCTGAGCGGGGACGAGTCGGCCCTGATCGAGGACGGGGCGGGCCCGCCGGGCCGCTTCGAGGAGGCGGAGGAAGCACACCGTGCCGTGGACAACGAGCAGGACGGCGTGGCCTACAGCTACTCCTTTTTCCACTTCATGCTCTTCCTGGCCTCGCTCTACATCATGATGACCCTCACCAACTGGTACAG CCCCGACTCCAACTATGAGACGATGACGAGCAAGTGGCCGTCGGTGTGGGTGAAGATGGCCACCAGCTGGACCTGCGTGGCGCTGTACGCCTGGACCCTGGTGGCGCCGCTCGTGCTCACTGATCGCGACTTCGACTGA